The proteins below come from a single Triplophysa rosa linkage group LG12, Trosa_1v2, whole genome shotgun sequence genomic window:
- the mlycd gene encoding malonyl-CoA decarboxylase, mitochondrial, whose product MTLFHLYIPVRAFLKSYRHGAVSKTVLGLRVWDLRNISPCSSIAKPSSMEAILRKTVVPLPTYEMRDKSPPPPESNSLELMHFYKCLEKEQRLEFLEKLSHDFGVDHKGVSDLAGKLLDFQVRDPATILQVEDRLRYSLTPRYRHLLTHISKVQGGVKFLVDLRADLIEFATSKISDSPHMRDLNGTLKSLLSEWFSVGLLRLERITWQSPCEILQKISQYEAVHPVRNWTDLKRRVGPYRRCYAFTHASMPGEPLVVLHVALTEDIANNIQSIVREFATLDADEDVNKINAAIFYSISSTQAGLQGVELGNYLIKRVVLELQSEFPHMAQFSSLSPIPGFAVWLHGALAQHKKEGRATELLSEQEWMQVEDVTGAAPGAPAVEALRRLISTSEWIRSERLIRALEPVLMRLCAWYLYGEKRRGYALNPVANFHLQNGATMWRLNWQADTSPRGIANSCGIMVNYRYFLQETSANSAVYLQNKVIKSSEQVMGLVSQFQKNSKL is encoded by the exons ATGACACTATTCCACTTATATATACCCGTGCGCGCTTTCCTAAAGTCTTATCGACACGGGGCTGTTTCAAAAACGGTTCTGGGGCTCAGGGTGTGGGACTTAAGAAACATTTCTCCGTGCTCGTCCATCGCAAAGCCCAGTAGCATGGAAGCGATCTTGAGAAAGACAGTTGTCCCGTTACCCACTTACGAGATGAGAGACAAATCTCCACCTCCACCTGAATCAAACAGTCTGGAGTTAATGCACTTTTACAAATGCCTGGAGAAAGAACAGAGACTAGAGTTTTTAGAGAAACTGTCTCATGATTTCGGAGTGGATCACAAAGGGGTCTCGGATCTGGCAGGAAAGTTGCTGGACTTTCAGGTGCGAGATCCAGCCACCATCCTGCAGGTCGAAGACAGGCTACGATACAGCCTAACACCCCGGTACCGACATCTGCTCACGCACATCAGTAAGGTTCAGGGAGGGGTGAAGTTTCTGGTGGACCTCCGGGCAGATCTCATCGAATTTGCAACTTCAAAAATTAGTGACAGCCCACACATGAGG GACCTAAACGGCACTCTGAAAAGTCTTCTCTCGGAATGGTTCTCGGTTGGGTTGCTCCGTCTCGAAAGGATTACGTGGCAGTCCCCATGCGAGATCCTTCAGAAGATCAGCCA GTATGAAGCGGTTCACCCGGTGCGGAACTGGACGGATCTCAAACGCAGGGTCGGGCCGTACAGGAGATGCTACGCCTTCACTCACGCTTCCATGCCCGGAGAACCGCTGGTGGTGCTGCACGTCGCCCTCACTGAGGACATAGCAAATAACATCCAG AGCATTGTGAGAGAGTTTGCCACTCTGGACGCGGATGAGGATGTGAACAAGATCAATGCAGCAATCTTCTATTCCATCTCCTCCACTCAGGCGGGGCTGCAGGGGGTGGAGCTTGGAAATTACCTCATCAAGAGGGTGGTCCTAGAGCTGCAG AGCGAGTTTCCCCACATGGCCCAGTTCTCCAGTCTGTCTCCCATACCCGGCTTCGCCGTGTGGCTTCATGGAGCTCTGGCCCAGCACAAGAAAGAAGGACGTGCCACAGAGCTCCTCTCCGAGCAGGAGTGGATGCAGGTGGAAGACGTGACGGGAGCCGCCCCCGGTGCCCCGGCTGTGGAGGCCCTGCGCAGGCTCATCAGCACCAGCGAGTGGATTCGTTCAGAGCGCCTGATCCGCGCTCTCGAACCTGTGCTAATGCGGCTTTGCGCTTGGTACCTGTACGGAGAGAAACGACGGGGCTACGCCCTAAACCCGGTGGCTAACTTTCATCTTCAAAACGGCGCCACCATGTGGAGGCTGAACTGGCAAGCGGACACCAGCCCGCGGGGAATCGCCAACTCCTGCGGCATAATGGTTAACTATCGCTACTTCCTGCAAGAGACTAGCGCAAACAGCGCCGTCTACTTGCAGAATAAAGTCATCAAGTCTTCGGAGCAGGTGATGGGCCTGGTGTCACAATTCCAGAAGAACAGCAAACTCTGA